A genomic segment from Streptomyces sp. NBC_00459 encodes:
- a CDS encoding methyltransferase, giving the protein MPDPMRPPVARHHPQTTSLRADPPRPRSSLRTAVVWEVVSDALERRVKATGREALDVLDTGGGSGNFAVPVARLGHRVTVVDPSPNALFALERRAAEAGVADRVRGVQGDAHGLFDVVERGGYDAVLCHGVLEYVDDPAEGVRNVVAALRSEGVLSLLAAGLGGAVLARALAGHFKEAKRALDDPNGRWGESDPVPHRFTAEQLTALVEGAGLRVGAVHGVRIFADLVPGVLVDTEPDALDALLKLEAAAAEQAAFHSVATQLHVLGETPGAVEV; this is encoded by the coding sequence GTGCCGGACCCGATGCGCCCACCCGTCGCCCGCCACCACCCTCAAACGACATCGCTCCGCGCCGACCCCCCTCGTCCCCGCTCCTCCCTCCGTACCGCCGTGGTCTGGGAGGTCGTGTCGGACGCCCTGGAGCGCCGCGTCAAAGCCACGGGGCGTGAAGCGCTGGACGTCCTCGACACCGGCGGCGGCAGCGGCAACTTCGCGGTGCCCGTCGCCCGCCTCGGTCACCGCGTCACCGTCGTCGACCCGAGCCCCAACGCACTGTTCGCGCTGGAGCGCCGGGCCGCCGAGGCCGGCGTCGCCGACCGCGTCCGGGGAGTCCAGGGTGACGCACACGGCCTCTTCGACGTGGTCGAGCGCGGTGGCTACGACGCGGTGCTCTGCCACGGCGTCCTGGAGTACGTGGACGACCCCGCCGAGGGCGTCCGCAACGTGGTGGCCGCCCTGCGCTCCGAGGGTGTCCTCAGCCTGCTCGCCGCCGGACTCGGCGGTGCGGTGCTCGCGCGGGCCCTCGCCGGGCACTTCAAGGAGGCCAAGCGGGCGCTCGACGACCCGAACGGCCGCTGGGGCGAGAGTGACCCCGTTCCCCACCGGTTCACCGCCGAACAGCTCACCGCGCTCGTCGAGGGCGCGGGCCTGCGCGTGGGCGCCGTGCACGGCGTGCGGATCTTCGCCGACCTGGTGCCCGGCGTCCTCGTGGACACCGAGCCGGACGCCCTGGACGCGCTGCTGAAGCTGGAGGCCGCGGCGGCCGAGCAGGCCGCGTTCCACTCCGTGGCGACCCAGCTTCATGTGCTCGGCGAGACTCCGGGTGCCGTCGAGGTCTGA
- a CDS encoding SAV_6107 family HEPN domain-containing protein: MASSNAAAARRRSAPGPAPSLTGPAGDVHPVLRRATAPPAALDLLAQARAGLDEAAVLETPNERYATAHLAALRTAAAVLAARGRPEPTPRRRARIRSAWEVLPEIAPELAEWSVLFASGARRRARAEAGIQGAAGSRDADDLIRDVAMFLRLVERMLVLQPVLPQPRQDPDPPPDAG; encoded by the coding sequence ATGGCCAGCTCGAACGCAGCCGCCGCCCGTCGGCGCAGCGCCCCCGGCCCTGCCCCCTCACTGACCGGTCCGGCGGGGGACGTGCACCCCGTGCTCCGCCGGGCCACGGCCCCGCCCGCAGCCCTCGACCTGCTCGCCCAGGCCCGCGCCGGACTCGACGAGGCGGCCGTCCTGGAGACCCCCAACGAGCGGTACGCCACCGCCCACCTCGCCGCCCTGCGTACCGCCGCCGCGGTGCTCGCCGCCCGGGGCCGGCCCGAACCCACCCCCAGGCGCCGGGCACGCATCCGCAGCGCCTGGGAGGTGCTCCCCGAGATAGCGCCCGAACTCGCCGAGTGGAGCGTGCTGTTCGCCTCCGGCGCCCGCCGCCGCGCTCGCGCCGAGGCCGGCATCCAGGGCGCGGCCGGCAGCCGCGACGCGGACGACCTGATACGTGACGTGGCGATGTTCCTGCGCCTCGTCGAGCGGATGCTCGTCCTCCAGCCGGTGCTTCCCCAACCGCGCCAGGACCCGGACCCGCCCCCGGACGCGGGCTGA
- a CDS encoding DUF3040 domain-containing protein, whose protein sequence is MPLSEHEQRMLEQMERALYAEDPKFATALEGSGLRTYTRRRVYQAVAGFLVGIALLMAGMVAVQIWLSVVGFLVMLGCAVLAVTGWRKAPKPGEQPAAGAAPGAPHAGRQGRQRRSMMDRIEERWQRRRDEQQGGQ, encoded by the coding sequence GTGCCGCTCTCGGAGCACGAGCAGCGAATGCTCGAGCAGATGGAGCGAGCGCTGTACGCCGAAGATCCCAAGTTCGCGACAGCGCTTGAAGGAAGCGGGCTGCGCACGTACACCCGGCGACGGGTCTACCAGGCGGTCGCGGGCTTCCTCGTAGGTATCGCGCTCCTCATGGCCGGAATGGTCGCCGTGCAGATCTGGCTGAGCGTGGTGGGATTCCTCGTCATGCTGGGCTGTGCGGTACTGGCCGTGACGGGTTGGCGCAAGGCCCCCAAGCCGGGTGAACAGCCCGCCGCGGGTGCCGCCCCCGGAGCTCCGCACGCCGGCCGACAGGGTCGGCAGCGACGCTCCATGATGGATCGCATCGAGGAGCGTTGGCAGCGCCGCCGCGACGAACAACAGGGT
- a CDS encoding ATP-binding cassette domain-containing protein produces MDGPHGLGLTTRAFGLKGPRGWAFREVSFDAEPGSLIAVEGPSGSGRTCLLLALTGRMRATEGSATVGEWILPRQAAAVRRVGALAHVPGVTDLDPALTVGEHLWERALLERRFGGSLRGLLRPRAQRAAETERRVDAALAAAGLDRDALPKGSRTAVRDLERLEALRLSVALALIGGPRLLGVDDTDLKLSDAERAEVWALLRSVAEAGTTVVAVCSEAPEGAVTVSTSPRAQEQGPDKRTTGQETHEKETADALPETGRA; encoded by the coding sequence GTGGACGGTCCGCACGGACTCGGGTTGACCACCCGGGCCTTCGGGCTCAAGGGGCCTCGCGGCTGGGCGTTCCGTGAGGTGTCCTTCGACGCGGAGCCCGGCTCGCTGATCGCGGTGGAGGGGCCGTCCGGTTCCGGACGCACCTGCCTGCTGCTCGCGCTCACGGGCCGGATGAGGGCCACCGAGGGGTCGGCCACGGTCGGCGAGTGGATCCTGCCCAGGCAGGCGGCGGCGGTGCGCCGCGTGGGCGCGCTCGCGCACGTCCCCGGCGTCACCGACCTCGACCCCGCCCTGACCGTCGGGGAGCACCTGTGGGAACGGGCGCTGCTGGAGCGCCGGTTCGGCGGTTCCCTGCGCGGGCTGCTGCGGCCCCGGGCGCAGCGGGCGGCCGAGACGGAGCGGCGCGTCGACGCCGCGCTGGCGGCCGCCGGTCTCGACCGCGACGCGCTGCCGAAGGGCTCCCGGACCGCCGTACGCGATCTGGAGCGGCTGGAGGCGCTGCGGCTGTCCGTGGCGCTGGCCCTGATCGGCGGGCCGAGGCTGCTGGGGGTGGACGACACCGACCTGAAGCTGTCGGACGCCGAACGGGCCGAGGTGTGGGCGCTGTTGAGGTCCGTCGCCGAGGCCGGGACGACCGTCGTGGCGGTGTGCAGCGAGGCTCCCGAAGGAGCCGTCACCGTGTCGACGTCTCCGCGCGCGCAGGAGCAGGGGCCGGACAAGAGGACGACCGGGCAAGAGACTCACGAGAAGGAGACGGCGGATGCGCTCCCCGAGACTGGCCGCGCTTGA
- a CDS encoding YhgE/Pip domain-containing protein produces MRSPRLAALELRRFGRGRLPRAALASLLLLPLLYGALYLWSFWDPYGRLDRIPVALVNDDKGASVAGKKLAAGADIVKGLHDSDTFEWHEVTAAEAREGVEDGTYYLSLTMPADFSERIASSSGDSPETGALQVRTNDANNYIVGQISRTVFGEVRTAASTKASRSFLDRIFVSFSDIHGQTVKAAKGADTLTGGIGKAEQGSKDLADGLKDAEAGSGKLVRGLRKLDTGAGDLADGSRQVATGTQTLADRVHGVSDRLGPFLKDNEKTIGDAAQLVADSAGTVRRNLGTLVKAAPAAAKGAHTASDTLNGVYRARCETAVLPDAACADLKKARNAAAEVATVADDVNTLIADQNGDLDRLDRHLATLQKQAQALADRAPRLSEDLDDAVRKVDKLNAGAAQVAAGARKLHTGLSTARTGATALDTGVGDLRTGADDLSGGMFKLADGSGKLAGGLHDGAGRIPDYDRQDRDVRTEVMSDPVQLASKDLHKAPNYGTGFAPYFIPLSLWVGSMVAYMLIPPLNRRALAAGAPAWRVALAGWLPVAALGMLQTVALMSVLHWAIGLEMVRAAGTVGFLFLVTVCFAAIVQWLNARFGAAGRILVLALLMLQLTSAGGTYPVQTSPGFFNAIHPFMPMSHVVEALRRLITGGGLGPVWQACAVLAAFTAGALALTAVSARRRQVWTLDRLHPELSL; encoded by the coding sequence ATGCGCTCCCCGAGACTGGCCGCGCTTGAGCTCAGGCGTTTCGGCCGGGGCAGACTTCCACGGGCCGCGCTGGCCTCGCTCCTGCTGCTGCCGCTGCTGTACGGCGCGCTGTACCTGTGGTCCTTCTGGGACCCCTACGGCAGGCTCGACCGCATCCCCGTGGCACTCGTGAACGACGACAAAGGAGCGAGCGTCGCCGGGAAGAAGCTCGCGGCCGGTGCCGACATCGTCAAGGGGCTGCACGACAGCGACACCTTCGAATGGCACGAGGTGACCGCGGCCGAGGCCCGGGAGGGCGTCGAGGACGGCACGTACTACCTGTCGCTGACCATGCCCGCCGACTTCAGCGAGCGGATCGCGTCCAGCTCGGGCGACTCCCCGGAGACGGGCGCGCTCCAGGTACGGACGAACGACGCCAACAACTACATCGTCGGGCAGATCTCCCGGACGGTGTTCGGTGAGGTGCGTACGGCCGCCTCCACCAAGGCCTCGCGGTCGTTCCTGGACCGGATCTTCGTCTCGTTCTCCGACATCCACGGGCAGACCGTGAAGGCCGCCAAGGGCGCCGACACCCTCACAGGTGGCATCGGCAAGGCCGAGCAGGGTTCCAAGGACCTCGCCGACGGGCTGAAGGACGCCGAGGCGGGCAGCGGCAAGCTGGTCCGGGGGCTGAGGAAGCTCGACACGGGCGCGGGCGACCTGGCGGACGGCTCGCGGCAGGTCGCGACGGGCACGCAGACGCTCGCCGACCGGGTCCACGGCGTCTCGGACCGGCTGGGGCCCTTCCTCAAGGACAACGAGAAGACGATCGGGGACGCCGCTCAGCTCGTCGCCGACTCGGCCGGTACGGTCCGGCGCAACCTCGGCACCCTGGTGAAGGCAGCCCCGGCCGCTGCCAAGGGCGCCCACACGGCCTCCGACACCCTGAACGGGGTCTACAGGGCGCGCTGCGAGACCGCGGTACTGCCCGACGCCGCGTGCGCCGACCTGAAGAAGGCCAGGAACGCCGCAGCGGAGGTGGCGACGGTCGCCGACGACGTCAACACGCTGATCGCCGACCAGAACGGCGATCTGGACCGACTCGACCGGCATCTCGCCACCCTTCAGAAGCAGGCCCAGGCGCTCGCCGACCGCGCCCCGCGTCTCTCCGAGGACCTCGACGACGCCGTCCGGAAGGTCGACAAGCTCAACGCGGGGGCCGCACAGGTCGCCGCGGGAGCGCGGAAGCTGCACACCGGGCTCTCCACCGCCAGGACCGGCGCGACCGCCCTGGACACGGGCGTCGGCGACCTCAGGACGGGCGCGGACGACCTCTCCGGCGGCATGTTCAAGCTCGCCGACGGCTCCGGGAAACTCGCCGGCGGGCTGCACGACGGCGCCGGGCGGATCCCCGACTACGACCGGCAGGACCGCGACGTGCGCACCGAGGTCATGTCCGACCCGGTCCAGCTCGCCTCCAAGGACCTGCACAAGGCGCCCAACTACGGCACCGGGTTCGCCCCGTACTTCATCCCGCTGTCCCTGTGGGTGGGCTCGATGGTCGCCTACATGCTGATCCCGCCGCTCAACCGGCGGGCGCTCGCCGCGGGCGCCCCGGCATGGCGCGTCGCCCTGGCGGGCTGGCTCCCGGTGGCCGCCCTGGGCATGCTCCAGACCGTGGCGCTGATGTCCGTACTGCACTGGGCGATCGGCCTGGAAATGGTGCGGGCGGCCGGGACGGTGGGCTTCCTGTTCCTGGTCACGGTGTGCTTCGCGGCGATCGTCCAGTGGCTGAACGCGCGCTTCGGAGCGGCCGGCCGGATTCTCGTACTCGCCCTGCTGATGCTCCAGTTGACGTCCGCGGGCGGCACCTATCCGGTGCAGACCAGTCCCGGCTTCTTCAACGCGATCCACCCCTTCATGCCGATGAGTC